ATTCCGGTAAACAGACCTGTCATTATGCGGGGTTTGCTACTGTCGTGGTGCGGGCATATGCTTGGTGCATAGTGCGTTCGTGCTGGTGCATACCGGGCGGGCGCTGATCCGGATTGGGGCAAGATCATGCGTGGTACGAGCGTCGTACGGGTTCTGGCGCTGGCAGCACTCGTCATCATCATCGGACATTATTTCTTCCCGACGCAGTGGCTGCATGTCACCTACAACGGGCAGCCCGTGCCTTTGATCCCGGGCTGGGCCATGCTGGTCGGCAGCGTGTTGCTGGCCCTGCTGCTGGATGGCTTGCTGGTCACCTTGTTGATGACCCTGCTGGCCGGATCATCCATCTTGCTGCTGGGGCTGTTTTTGCTGCCGCTGCTGGCACTTGGCCTGATCATCTGCCTGATGTTGCCGCTGCTGTTGCCCGGCGCGCTGCTGGGTTTGTTTGTGGCAGTGATTGTCATGCGCAACCGGGCGCAGCAACGCCGCGCCTGATCCGCACTACTGCACTTAACCTGCTTTGGTCGCCGGCGTGGCATTCACGCCGCCCGCCATGCGCATGAAACTGACGCCCGCCGCGCAAATGGCAAACACAGCGGCGATCAGCAAGCTGCTACGCGTGCCATTCTGGCCAAACAAACCAAACATCAGCGCCACCAGCGACGCCCCGACCGTTTGCCCGACCAGCCGCGCCGTACCCAGCATGCCGCTGGCGCCGCCGCTGCGGTGCGCCGGCGCAGATGACAAAATGGCAAAGTTGTTGGGCGACTGGAAGAAACCAAAGCCCACCCCGCACAAGGCCATACGCCAGATGATATCCAGATGCGTCGGATTGGCCGGCAACAAGCCCAGCAACAACAGGCCGGCCGAGAACAGCGCCAGTCCGATCCCGCCCAGCATGCCCGGCGAGTATTTCTTCTCGACCAGACGGCCGGCCAATGGTGCGGTCACCATAATGGCCAGCGGCCACGGCGTCAGCAACAGGCCGGTTTGCGTGGCAGAAAAATTGAGCGTCTCTTGCAGATAAAACGGCAATGACACCATGGCCAGCATTTGCGCGCTGAATGAACAGATCGAGGTACAGATCGACAGCGCAAACACCGGAATGCGCAGCAAATCGACAGGCAGCATCGGCGCGGCCAGCGTTAACTGGCGCCGCACAAACACGTATCCGACCGCCAGCGACACCAGCAGCATGGCCAGCACCAGCGGCTTGTTGGCGTTATGGCCCAGACCATCAATGCTGAAAATCAGCAGGCCGAAAGTCGCCGCATTCAGCAAGGCGCTTTTCAGATCAAACCCGTGCGTGCCCTGGTGTGCGTTGCCCGGCAAGGCTTTCATGGCGATCACGAATGCCAGCACGCCCAGCGGCAGATTGATGGCAAACAGCCACTGCCAGCTGGCCACCGACAAAATCCCCGCCGCAATGGTCGGGCCGGCGGCGGACGACAACGCCACCACCAGCGAGTTGATCGCCATGCCGCGCCCCAGTTGTTGTCTGGGGTAAATCAGCCGCACCAGCGCGGTGTTCACGCTCATCAGCGCCGAGGCGCCAAAGCCTTGCAGGATACGGGCGATGGTCAAGGTCATCAGTGAGTCTGACAGCGCACAGAACACCGAGGTCACGGTGAACACGGCAAGGCCGATCTGGTAAATGCGGCGGTAACCGTAGATATCGCCCAGCGAGGCAAACGCCAGCAAAGACACCGTTGTGGCCAGTTGGTAAGCGTTCACCACCCAGATCGAGGCTGCCGGGCTGGCGTGCAGATCATGCGCGATGGCGGGCAAGGCGACGTTGGCAATGGCGCCGTCCAGCACCGCCATGCTGATGGCCAGCGCGATGGTCAGAATGGCCCAGTAGCGCGCGGGCAGCGGCAGGCCGTTGTGTTCGGATGACATGGAGTTTCCAGGGGTGAACTGGCGCGCGGGCACAGGCGCGCCATTTGATTTCATTGGCAATCAAGTCTAGGAAAATCCGGTTTTTATGTCGATAATATCAATCGACTCATTTGATATGATTTCCGACTTAATCACCCATGGAACTACGCCAGCTCCGCTACTTTGTGACCGTCGCCGAAGAACTGCATTTTGGCCGCGCAGCCGAACGCCTTGGCATGACCCAACCGCCGCTGTCGCAACAGATCCAGGCGCTGGAACACAGCATGCACGTGCGTTTGTTCAACCGGACCAACCGCCGCGTAGAGTTGACCGAGGCCGGGCGCACGCTGCTGGAGCATGCCCGGCGCATCCTGCAGCAGGTGGATCACGCGGTTGAACAAACGGTGCGCGCGCACCGCGGCGAATCGGGCGAATTGCGCATGGGGCTGACCGCCTCGGCGCCCTACACGGCGATTTTCGGGCGGGCCATTCATACTTTCCGTACCCGCCACCCGGCCGTGCAACTGACCCTGCGGGAAATGCCCACGCCGGAGCAGATCAAGGCCTTGCTGGAGCGCTGGCTGGATCTGGCGGTGATCCGGCCCATTGCCCTGCCCGACTCCCTGGACATGATCGAACTGATGCATGAACCGCTGGTGGTGGCCATGCACACCAGCCACCCGGCGGCACGCAGCAAGCCGGGCGAGCCGGTGTCGCTGGCGCAATTTGCCGATGACGACTTTGTCATGCTGCCGCGCGGCATGGGGATCACCATGGCAGACCAGGTCTGGAACCTGTGCCGCGACGCCGGGTTTACGCCGCGTGTGGCCCAGGAAGTGCGTGAGACATCGACCCAGGTGGCGCTGATTGCCGCCGGCTTTGGCGTGGCCATCCTGTCTGCCCTGCAGCAGCGCATCCAGGTTGAAACCGTCACCTATCGCACCATTGCCGACCCTGCCGCGCAAACGGCGGTGTGGCTGGCCTGGCGCCGCGAAAGCCCGCCGCCACTGGTGCGCGCCATGCTGGATATCGCCCGGGCCGAGGTCCGCAAAGCCGGGGGCTGAGCGATTATCCAGGCCATTCTGGCGAAAACGCTGTATATCCCGCGCAACTCACGGGATAATTGCAAATCAAACCCGCTGTTATTCAAAGGATTGCAATGGCCATTCAATTCAAGACACCCGAACAGATCGAATCCATGCGCGTGGCTGGCCGCCTTGCCGCTGAAGTGCTGGAAATGATCAGCGAGTACGTACAGCCGGGTGTCTCGACAGAAGAACTGGACCGCCGCTGCTTTGATTACATCACCAAAGTACAGAAGACCATTCCGGCCAATGTCGGATATCACGGTTTTCCCAAGACCTTGTGCACCTCGGTCAACGGTGTGGTCTGCCACGGTATTCCCAGCCCCAAGGAAATCCTCAAGGATGGCGATATCGTCAACATTGATGTCACCGTGATCAAGGACGGCTGGCATGGCGATACCAGCCGCATGTTCTACGCCGGTACGCCTTCCGAAGCCGCGCAGCGCCTGGTGGACACGACGTTTGAAGCCATGATGGCGGGCATTGAAGTGGTCCGCCCCGGCGCGACGCTGGGCGATGTCGGCCACGCGATCCAGACCCTGGCAGAAAGCCGCGGTTACTCTGTGGTGCGCGAATACTGCGGCCACGGCATTGGCCGCGTGTATCACGAAGAACCGCAAGTGCTGCATTACGGCCGCCCCGGCACCGGCCTGCGCCTGAAAAAAGGCATGACCTTTACGGTCGAGCCGATGATCAATGCCGGTGAAGCCGGCGTGCGCTCGCTGGCGGACGGCTGGACCGTCGTCACACGCGACGGCTCGCTCTCGGCCCAGTGGGAACACATGATTGCCGTGACGGATGACGGATTTGAAATCCTCACGCCGTGGCCGGAAAACTTTGTGCGCTAAAGCCATCCACACAGCGCCCGCATGATCGGGCGTTGTTTTTTAGAACTGATTGATTGCAAGGACTGCCTGTGACCAGGAAGACCCCCTTCTCTGCTCTGCCGTTGTCGGCCGCGCAACTGGCCAACCTGGCCAGCCTTGAATACCACGAAATGACGGACATCCAGGCCAGAAGCCTGCCGCTCATTCTGGAGCGCAAGGACGTCATCGCCCAGGCCAAGACCGGCAGCGGCAAAACCGCTGCGTTCGGCCTGGGTTTGCTGCATAACCTGAACCCGACACTGTTTGCCATCCAGGCGCTGGTGATCTGCCCCACGCGTGAACTGGCCGACCAGGTCGCCAAGTCGCTGCGGCAACTGGCACGGCACATGGACAACATCAAGATCCTGACCTTGTGCGGCGGCACGCCCATGGGCCCGCAGATCGGTTCGCTGGAGCACGGCGCGCATATCATCGTCGGCACGCCGGGCCGCCTGCACGATCACCTTGCGCGTGGCACGCTGGACCTGCGCCGCGTCAGCATGCTGGTGCTTGATGAAGCCGACCGCATGATCGACATGGGTTTTTACGAGGAAGTGGTGAACATTGTCCGCCAGTGCCCCAAGCATCGGCAGACCATGCTGTTCTCTGCGACGTACACCGAAGATATCCGCAAGCAAAGCGCCGGTTTCCTGCGCCAGCCGGTCGAGATCAAGGTGGAGTCTTTCCATGACGCCAGCCGCATCGAACAGCGGTTTTACGATGTCGAGCACACGGCCCGCAACGATGCCGCAGCGCAGATCATTGAGCACTTCCGCCCGGTGTCCACGCTGGCCTTTTGCAACACCAAGATCCACTGTCGTGAGCTGACCCAGGCGCTGCGCGCCCGCGGGCTGTCCGCTGCGGCGTTGTACGGCGATATGGAACAGCGTGACCGTGATGAAATCCTGGTGCGCTTTGCCAACCGCAGTTGCTCTGTGCTGGTCGCCACCGACGTCGCTGCGCGCGGTCTGGATATTGCCTCGCTGGACATGGTGCTGAATGTGGATGTCTCTCGCGATGCAGAAGTGCACGTTCACCGTATCGGCCGGACTGGTCGCGGTAAAGAACGTGGTCTGGCAGTGACGCTGGCGGCGGCAGAAGAGAAAAAATGGGTGCGCCTGATCGAGGAATACCAGCAAGGCGTCAAAGCCGTGTGGCATCACCTGAACGAAGCCACGCCGGCCGACGGCAGAACCTTGCAACCGCCCATGTCGACGCTGGAAATCGCCTCTGGCCGCAAAGACAAACTGCGCCCGGGTGATGTGCTGGGCGCGCTGACGGGCGAAGCCGGCTTCAAGGGCGAGCAGATCGGCAAGATCAACGTGTTCGACTTCTCTACCTACGTCGCGGTGGAACGCAATATCGCGTTTGAGGCGCTCAAGCGGCTGGGCAACACCAATATCAAGGGCAAACGCTACAAGGTGCGCTTGATTGAGGAGTAAACACGGCGCGGCCTGCGCCGCGCTTTAACCCGCCAGCAGGCCGGGCAATTCATCCATGTGGTGAAACGCCCTTGCCCCTGCGGGCACCGTATCGACCAGCCCGTGCGGCTGGTAAAACAGTGCCTGCATTCCCGCTGCCACCGCCCCGGTCACTCCGGTGGGGCTGTCTTCCACCACCACGCAGCGTGCAGGCGCGGCGCCATAGTGCGCGGCCACGTGCAGGAACAAACCGGGATCAGGTTTCCAGATACCCACGTCATACGCGCTGAACAGACGCTCGCCAAACCAGGGCGCCAGCCCCGTGACGGCCAGCGCATGGCGCATTTTGGCCAGCGGACCGTTAGAGACCAGACAGAACGGCAGTTGTAACTGGCGGATCATGGCCAGTACGCCGGGCATGGGCTGCAGTTCTTCATCAAAGAGCTGCGCGACGCGGGCGCGATAGCGGGTTTCAAAGTCGGCAGGCAACGGCTGGCCGGTACGGCGGGCAAGGTCTGCGGCAATGGGCGCAAACTTCACGCCCCGGTAGCGCGCCACCATGCCTTCCAGCGTTTCATCCAGTTGCGGCAGCAATTCCAGGAAGGCCTGGTTACACAAGCGCTCGCTGTCGACCAGCGTGCCATCCAGATCAAAACAGACCAGTTCTACCGCAGACATCCCGTACGACCCCAAGCGTGAAACAGTCGCTCAGCATACCGGGCAGCGCGGTGGGTGACTAGGCAACAGGTTGCGCTGCAGCAACGACAATTTCCTCGCCAAACAAGGTATGGATTTCCGGCTGGACCAGCGCCAGCATGCTGAAGGCAGTGCCGGTTTCCATAAAGCGATCTGCCGCCGCACGACAACTGGATTCGTCTTCCCACACCAGACGATCAAAGAAATAGCCGTCGCCTTCATACAGTTCATAGGCGACAAACCCAGCCTGGACGCGCAACCAGGCCAGCATGTCCTGTGTCAGGGCCAGAAAAACATCATGTGCATTGGGATCTTTAAGGCGAGATTGAACCAGCTGGACAAACATGAATGCTCCGACAAAGTTTATTTCACATTGAATTACAGCTTACATATTAAACAAGAAATAAAAAATGTGCTGGTCATTATGTAACAATACGCACCGCGCCAGCCGCAGCGTTAACCGCATTGCACAATGACATTAGCATGAACTGGTTGCCCGTAGATGTGATGCAAATCCCAATATCAACACAACAAAAAAAGCACGCTGGCTGCGTGCTTTTTTTGTTGGGGCAGCCGTGGCTTACTGGGCAGCCGAGGCGCGCGGCGCGCGTGCGCTGGTCGGTGTCGCCAGATCCCATTTGCCATCGCTGCCTTTGCAGTACGACGGGTTCATTGAATCGTTCTGTACCTTGTTGGAGAACTTGAGACTGACCTGGCGGCAGCTCAAGCCATTGCGTTCAAACTCCCGCGTGGGCGTGATTTTGACGCTGGTCACGTTAGAGGTTTGCGTGTCGGCATTGCTCCACGTTTCACTCTGGCCAATCTTGCTGTTCTCCAGCGCGTCTTCAATGCTTTTGTCCAGACTGGCAATTTCGTCAGGCTTGAGGCGGCTGAGCGGTGTATTGCTCATGAAACCAAGGCCAGCCGCGTGGACCTGGCCCAGCAAGACGGCACAGATCAATGCGGCGGTGATGGTGTAACGGGTTTGCATCCTTTTCTTCCTTTGTGTTTTGCGGCTCAACGCCCTTCATCTTAGAGCGCGCAGGGCGAGCTTGCTGGCAAACGCATGGCGCCCACGTTCAGACCGAGAAATCCGCAGCGTAATCCGCTTCTGTTCTGGCTTGCAGGCGGCCGGACCGGCAGGCTTTGGAAAACGCGTCGTAGTCGATATCAACCTGATCGGCATAGGCCATGGCATATCTGGCCAGTGCGGTGGCCATGCTGTCGCTCTTGCCGATATAGCCGCTGACCTCGGCCGCCATGCCACCGGCCCGGGCATGCGCCCGTGCCAGCACCCAGCCACACGCACGGGCATACCCTTTGAGGCGTTCCGTATCGTACAGATCGACCTGGGCGGAGACTTTCATGTCACGCAACTGGCGGAAATAAAAATGCCGCCCTGAAGGGCCGGTGGACCAGCCCAGGAAAATATCGCTGGAGGCCTGCATCATGCGCTGGCCATCCACCACGCGCCGGCCCTGGTGCTGCAGCGGCGATTTGCTTTTTACATAAGGCGCCAGCACCGAATCACGCGCTTCCTTGATCTGCATGAACAGCGGCTTGCCCTGGTCATCCATCAACAAAGCCACGAGGCAACGCGTGCCCACACTCCCGACGCCGACCACCTTGAATGCCATGTCATGCAATGAGAACCGTTCCAGCAACTGGCGGTGGCTGGGGGCGATGGTGCCCACATATTCTTTGTACAACTTCTTCATCAGCGCTTCCGGGCCGCCAAGTTGCACCCAGTCGTCCACCTCGTCAAACAAGGTGGTGTTGCTGTGAATGTGGAACACGGCTGGCGGCGCATCACGGATTTTCCATTGCCCGTTATCCAGCACGCCCAGCTTGGGCAAAAGTTCTTCGCTGCTGCGCCGGTCGGCCTTGGCAATCCCTTCCTTGACGATCTTGCGGCCTTCGGCAGAACGGGATTGCTCCAGCAAGCGCTCGAAGGTGATCTGTTCGTACCAGACTTCCAGTTCACCCATTTGCGCGTATTCGGCCATGTATTGCTGGTAGGTGCGCGCGGCGGTGTAGGCCATTTCTTCTGCCGCCGGGTCACCATGCCCCAGGTGCCGCCCGGCTACGCCAAAACTGGCGCACAAGCGCTTGAGATCCCACTCCCACGGGCCGGGATGGGTTTCATCAAAGTCATTCACATCAAAAATCAGATTGCGTTCCGGCGTGGCAAACCCGCCAAAATTGGAGAGATGACTGTCACCGCAAATCTGGAAATAAATGCCGGAATCGGGCGTGCCGGACAAATCATGCGCCTGCAAGATGGCACTGCCGCGAAAAAACGCAAAGGGCGAAGCCAGCATGCGGGCGTAGCGCAGCGGCACCAGCCGCGACACGCGGCCTTCGCTATTGGATTGCAGCAACAGGATCGGGTCCCGATCGCACTTGCCGGGATGCTCATGCGCGCCGCGTTTGACGGCCTTGCGTGCCTGCAGACCGCGGTCAATCCGTTCTTCCAGGGTGGCTTGCTGTTTTTGCATTTGTGGCTCCTGCTGTGTTCTGGTGAGTTCATTCACGACAGATAGTCACAGGATAGCCCGCCCTGCGGCGATTGCCTGCAAGGCGCGACGTCACTCAGCCAGCAACGGGATCAATCAGGAAACAGCATGGAGGCAGTCAGGCGCACACCCCAGCCAGGCGCGCTGTCAGGGCGGCTGATCCAGTATTTGCCTTCCACGCCGAGCATGGCTTTCTCGCTGCCGACCGAGAACATGCGCGATAAACCCGCGCTGACCGGCACGGTCCAGACCTTGCCCAGCCAGTCGTACGTGGTTTCAGAGCCGACGGACCAGACATAGCCCGAACTTTGGCTGAACGAGACAAAGGGCTGCACGGCCGAGGTACTGGCGTTGCCATGCAGCGCCGGTACGGTATACGACCAGATGTGATTGGCTTCGACGCCCCAGCTCCAGTGGTCGCTCTGCATCATCAGCACGCCAGACGGGCCGGCGCCCCAGCGCGGCAAGCCATTGGGGGAATTGAGCGTGCTTTCGCCCAGATACGCCGTGCCGCCACCCAGGACCCAGTCACCATCATTGACTTTGCTGGGCAACAGCAACAGGTTCTGTACGTCCTGGCCACTACCGTAGGGGTTGGAACCGGGCAAGAGATCAGAATGCGCACCGCTCAACAGCGGTTGCGACACCACCGACCACTGATTGCTGACAGCATAAGCAGACGGGCCAAAGCTGGCCCCTTTGGCATCCCAGGCGTTACCGGCGGTATTCAGGCCCAGCCGCGCCGGCACCAGCACGTTGTCGGTCGTGTCTGGCTGCACCGGGACAAAGTCCTCATCGGCCCATGCCGCGCCGGCAAGGCAGGCGGCCAGCGCGCATCCCGCTCCAAGCTTGATCCAGCCCGTGTGCATACCCATCTCCCGGCCCGTTGCGCCACGTTGGCGGCGGTACCGTTTTTTTTTCGATCTTGTATTTGTGCATGCAGGGTGGCGTGTGCAACATGCCCCCGGCGCATTGGTCATTGCTCACCCATAACGTTAGACGGTTGTAAGTCTTTGTGTTAGGCAGACTGTTGGAGAAACAACGCCGCCGGTCAGCCAGAGCGCGCTGTGCCGGGGTCAGCAGCGCCACCGTATGGCGCGCTGCGTCAATAACGACGCGGATCGCAGATATGACAAAGCCCGGCGAGCCGGGCTTTGCAGGCACTGACAGGAAAACGGATCAGGCGATAACCGGCGTACGCGGGTTGCGCTGATGCAACACCACCGTCAGCACCACGCCAGCCGCTGCGGCCAGCGCGGCAATGCAGAAGATCGCCGGGTAGCCATAACCACTGATCACCAGCCCCGCCACCGGGCCGATCAACCCGAGCGCGACATCCAGGAACACCGAATACGCACCCAGCGCCGCGCCACGGCTGGCGGCCGGCACCAGCGCAACGGCCTCTACCCCCAGCGCCGGGAACACCAGCGAAAAGCCGATCCCGGTCAGCGCCGCACCCAGCAGCGCCATGGTCGGCGTCAGCGCGTTCCACAACAGCGTCAGGCCGATGCACTCCACCACAAACGACACGATGGCGACCTTGAAACCGCCGTAACTGTTGATACTGCGGGCGAAGATCAGCCGCGTGCCGACAAAGCAGATGCCGAACATCGACAAGGTAAACGCC
This is a stretch of genomic DNA from Silvimonas iriomotensis. It encodes these proteins:
- a CDS encoding DUF2252 domain-containing protein, giving the protein MQKQQATLEERIDRGLQARKAVKRGAHEHPGKCDRDPILLLQSNSEGRVSRLVPLRYARMLASPFAFFRGSAILQAHDLSGTPDSGIYFQICGDSHLSNFGGFATPERNLIFDVNDFDETHPGPWEWDLKRLCASFGVAGRHLGHGDPAAEEMAYTAARTYQQYMAEYAQMGELEVWYEQITFERLLEQSRSAEGRKIVKEGIAKADRRSSEELLPKLGVLDNGQWKIRDAPPAVFHIHSNTTLFDEVDDWVQLGGPEALMKKLYKEYVGTIAPSHRQLLERFSLHDMAFKVVGVGSVGTRCLVALLMDDQGKPLFMQIKEARDSVLAPYVKSKSPLQHQGRRVVDGQRMMQASSDIFLGWSTGPSGRHFYFRQLRDMKVSAQVDLYDTERLKGYARACGWVLARAHARAGGMAAEVSGYIGKSDSMATALARYAMAYADQVDIDYDAFSKACRSGRLQARTEADYAADFSV
- a CDS encoding LysR family transcriptional regulator → MELRQLRYFVTVAEELHFGRAAERLGMTQPPLSQQIQALEHSMHVRLFNRTNRRVELTEAGRTLLEHARRILQQVDHAVEQTVRAHRGESGELRMGLTASAPYTAIFGRAIHTFRTRHPAVQLTLREMPTPEQIKALLERWLDLAVIRPIALPDSLDMIELMHEPLVVAMHTSHPAARSKPGEPVSLAQFADDDFVMLPRGMGITMADQVWNLCRDAGFTPRVAQEVRETSTQVALIAAGFGVAILSALQQRIQVETVTYRTIADPAAQTAVWLAWRRESPPPLVRAMLDIARAEVRKAGG
- a CDS encoding HAD-IA family hydrolase encodes the protein MSAVELVCFDLDGTLVDSERLCNQAFLELLPQLDETLEGMVARYRGVKFAPIAADLARRTGQPLPADFETRYRARVAQLFDEELQPMPGVLAMIRQLQLPFCLVSNGPLAKMRHALAVTGLAPWFGERLFSAYDVGIWKPDPGLFLHVAAHYGAAPARCVVVEDSPTGVTGAVAAGMQALFYQPHGLVDTVPAGARAFHHMDELPGLLAG
- a CDS encoding MFS transporter, whose amino-acid sequence is MSSEHNGLPLPARYWAILTIALAISMAVLDGAIANVALPAIAHDLHASPAASIWVVNAYQLATTVSLLAFASLGDIYGYRRIYQIGLAVFTVTSVFCALSDSLMTLTIARILQGFGASALMSVNTALVRLIYPRQQLGRGMAINSLVVALSSAAGPTIAAGILSVASWQWLFAINLPLGVLAFVIAMKALPGNAHQGTHGFDLKSALLNAATFGLLIFSIDGLGHNANKPLVLAMLLVSLAVGYVFVRRQLTLAAPMLPVDLLRIPVFALSICTSICSFSAQMLAMVSLPFYLQETLNFSATQTGLLLTPWPLAIMVTAPLAGRLVEKKYSPGMLGGIGLALFSAGLLLLGLLPANPTHLDIIWRMALCGVGFGFFQSPNNFAILSSAPAHRSGGASGMLGTARLVGQTVGASLVALMFGLFGQNGTRSSLLIAAVFAICAAGVSFMRMAGGVNATPATKAG
- the map gene encoding type I methionyl aminopeptidase, producing the protein MAIQFKTPEQIESMRVAGRLAAEVLEMISEYVQPGVSTEELDRRCFDYITKVQKTIPANVGYHGFPKTLCTSVNGVVCHGIPSPKEILKDGDIVNIDVTVIKDGWHGDTSRMFYAGTPSEAAQRLVDTTFEAMMAGIEVVRPGATLGDVGHAIQTLAESRGYSVVREYCGHGIGRVYHEEPQVLHYGRPGTGLRLKKGMTFTVEPMINAGEAGVRSLADGWTVVTRDGSLSAQWEHMIAVTDDGFEILTPWPENFVR
- the dbpA gene encoding ATP-dependent RNA helicase DbpA, with translation MTRKTPFSALPLSAAQLANLASLEYHEMTDIQARSLPLILERKDVIAQAKTGSGKTAAFGLGLLHNLNPTLFAIQALVICPTRELADQVAKSLRQLARHMDNIKILTLCGGTPMGPQIGSLEHGAHIIVGTPGRLHDHLARGTLDLRRVSMLVLDEADRMIDMGFYEEVVNIVRQCPKHRQTMLFSATYTEDIRKQSAGFLRQPVEIKVESFHDASRIEQRFYDVEHTARNDAAAQIIEHFRPVSTLAFCNTKIHCRELTQALRARGLSAAALYGDMEQRDRDEILVRFANRSCSVLVATDVAARGLDIASLDMVLNVDVSRDAEVHVHRIGRTGRGKERGLAVTLAAAEEKKWVRLIEEYQQGVKAVWHHLNEATPADGRTLQPPMSTLEIASGRKDKLRPGDVLGALTGEAGFKGEQIGKINVFDFSTYVAVERNIAFEALKRLGNTNIKGKRYKVRLIEE